A single Leptolyngbya ohadii IS1 DNA region contains:
- the sufR gene encoding iron-sulfur cluster biosynthesis transcriptional regulator SufR — MTAAQQPSTKQDILHHLLKQGQATAQELAEHLNISPQAIRKHLKDLEDEGLIEHQAIQAGMGRPNYQYQLSRKGRDQLPDRYGEFAVSLLDTLAETVGKDQVSKILRKQWERKALEYRDRVGEGSLQERVAKLVELRQAEGYMAEWHAVQPGEVHSVSENSESSGYVITEYNCAISQIAESFPSVCGHELEMFQLALEGSKVERTHWIVNGEHRCGYLIRERSQKT, encoded by the coding sequence ATGACAGCCGCGCAGCAACCTTCGACTAAGCAGGATATCCTGCATCATCTATTAAAGCAGGGACAAGCCACTGCTCAGGAATTGGCTGAACATCTCAACATTAGCCCCCAGGCGATCCGCAAACATCTGAAGGATCTGGAGGACGAGGGACTGATCGAGCATCAGGCAATCCAGGCGGGGATGGGTCGCCCCAACTATCAATATCAGCTCAGCCGCAAGGGGCGGGATCAGTTGCCCGATCGCTACGGGGAATTTGCCGTGTCGCTGCTGGATACCCTGGCGGAAACGGTGGGCAAGGATCAGGTCAGCAAAATTCTGCGGAAACAGTGGGAGCGCAAGGCGCTGGAGTATCGCGATCGCGTGGGTGAAGGTTCCCTGCAAGAGCGGGTGGCAAAACTGGTGGAACTGCGGCAGGCGGAAGGCTATATGGCAGAGTGGCACGCAGTCCAGCCCGGTGAAGTGCATTCCGTTTCCGAAAATTCTGAGAGTTCCGGCTATGTGATTACCGAGTACAACTGCGCTATCTCCCAGATCGCGGAGTCCTTTCCGAGCGTTTGCGGTCACGAGCTAGAAATGTTTCAACTGGCGCTGGAGGGCAGTAAGGTTGAGCGGACGCACTGGATTGTGAATGGAGAGCATCGCTGCGGATATTTGATTCGGGAGCGATCGCAGAAGACCTAA
- a CDS encoding ferredoxin-thioredoxin reductase catalytic domain-containing protein — protein MNTTTQPNQASDKNLELMRSFSESYAKRTGTYFCVDPGVTAVVIEGLAKHKDELGAPLCPCRHYEDKEAEAAAAFWNCPCVPMRERKECHCMLFLTPDNDFAGEQQEISIDEIRKVTNQY, from the coding sequence ATGAATACAACGACGCAACCTAACCAGGCATCGGACAAGAACCTCGAACTGATGAGGAGTTTTTCCGAGAGTTACGCCAAACGCACCGGGACTTATTTCTGTGTTGATCCAGGCGTGACTGCCGTGGTCATCGAAGGGTTAGCCAAGCACAAGGATGAGCTGGGGGCGCCGCTCTGTCCCTGCCGCCACTACGAAGACAAGGAAGCGGAAGCGGCTGCTGCCTTCTGGAATTGCCCTTGTGTGCCCATGCGGGAGCGCAAAGAATGTCACTGTATGCTGTTCCTCACCCCGGATAATGACTTCGCCGGAGAGCAGCAGGAAATTTCGATCGACGAGATTCGTAAGGTCACGAACCAGTACTAG
- the sufB gene encoding Fe-S cluster assembly protein SufB produces MSASVQSLVNQPYKYGFVTEIESDTIPPGLSEDVIRLISAKKNEPEFMLEFRLKAYRQWLKMEEPNWAEVGYPAIDYQSIIYYSAPKQQEKKKSLEEVDPVLLETFEKLGIPLSEQKRLSNVAVDAIFDSVSVATTFREKLAKEGVIFCSISEALHDYPELIQKYLGTVVPVADNYFAALNSAVFSDGSFVYIPKGVRCPMELSTYFRINNGESGQFERTLIVAEEGSHVSYLEGCTAPMFDTNQLHAAVVELVALDNAEIKYSTVQNWYAGDENGKGGIYNFVTKRGLCQGKNSKISWTQVETGSAITWKYPSCVLVGDNSVGEFYSVALTNNKQQADTGTKMVHIGKNTRSTIVSKGISAGNSKNSYRGLVKIGPKAEGARNYSQCDSMLIGDRAGANTFPYIQVQNNTAKVEHEASTSKIGEDQLFYFRQRGISLEDAISMMISGFCKDVFNQLPMEFAVEADRLLALKLENSVG; encoded by the coding sequence ATGTCAGCATCCGTCCAATCCCTGGTCAATCAACCCTATAAGTACGGCTTCGTCACTGAGATCGAGTCCGATACGATTCCGCCTGGGCTTAGCGAAGACGTGATTCGTCTCATCTCTGCCAAGAAGAATGAGCCGGAGTTCATGCTGGAGTTTCGCCTCAAGGCTTATCGGCAGTGGCTCAAGATGGAAGAACCGAACTGGGCAGAAGTCGGCTATCCGGCGATCGACTACCAGAGCATCATCTACTACTCCGCGCCCAAGCAGCAGGAGAAGAAGAAAAGCCTGGAGGAAGTCGATCCCGTCCTGCTGGAAACCTTCGAGAAGCTGGGTATTCCCCTCTCGGAGCAAAAGCGGCTTTCCAACGTTGCCGTAGACGCGATCTTTGACAGCGTTTCCGTGGCGACCACCTTCCGCGAGAAGCTTGCCAAAGAAGGCGTGATCTTCTGCTCGATCTCCGAGGCACTGCACGACTACCCCGAACTGATCCAGAAGTATCTGGGCACGGTCGTTCCGGTTGCCGATAACTATTTTGCCGCCCTCAACTCCGCAGTCTTCAGCGACGGTTCGTTCGTCTACATTCCGAAGGGCGTTCGCTGTCCGATGGAATTGTCTACCTACTTCCGGATTAACAACGGCGAGTCGGGTCAGTTCGAGCGGACGCTAATCGTTGCCGAGGAAGGCAGCCATGTCAGCTATCTGGAAGGCTGTACCGCTCCTATGTTCGATACGAATCAGCTTCATGCGGCTGTGGTTGAGCTGGTGGCGCTGGACAATGCCGAAATCAAATACTCCACCGTGCAGAACTGGTACGCCGGAGACGAGAACGGCAAAGGCGGCATCTACAACTTTGTAACCAAGCGGGGTCTATGCCAGGGCAAGAACTCCAAAATCTCCTGGACGCAGGTAGAGACGGGTTCTGCTATCACCTGGAAGTATCCGAGCTGTGTGCTGGTGGGCGACAACTCCGTGGGTGAGTTCTACTCTGTGGCGCTGACGAACAACAAGCAGCAGGCAGACACGGGCACGAAGATGGTGCATATCGGCAAGAATACCCGCAGCACGATCGTCTCTAAGGGCATTTCCGCAGGCAATTCCAAGAACAGCTATCGCGGCTTGGTCAAGATTGGTCCGAAGGCAGAAGGGGCACGGAACTATTCCCAGTGCGACTCAATGCTGATTGGCGATCGGGCGGGTGCGAATACGTTCCCCTACATCCAAGTGCAGAACAATACCGCCAAAGTGGAGCATGAGGCTTCGACCTCGAAGATCGGGGAAGACCAGCTATTCTACTTCCGGCAGCGGGGTATTTCCCTGGAGGACGCGATCTCGATGATGATCAGCGGGTTCTGCAAGGATGTGTTCAATCAGTTGCCGATGGAGTTTGCCGTGGAAGCCGATCGACTGTTGGCGTTGAAGTTGGAGAATAGCGTGGGTTAA
- the sufC gene encoding Fe-S cluster assembly ATPase SufC: MISENSEVILTVRNLTAEVDGTPILKGVNLEIRAGEIHAIMGPNGSGKSTLSKILAGHPAYDVTGGEVFYKGENLLEMEAEDRARSGVFLAFQYPLEIPGVSNLDFLRVAYNSKRKHEGGEELDAFDFDELVREKLGVVKMDAAFLNRSVNEGFSGGEKKRNEILQMALLEPTLAVLDETDSGLDVDALRIVADGVNQLAKPDNAMLVITHYQRLLNYIVPDYVHIMASGRILRTGDKALALEVENRGYDWVLEEAATGV, from the coding sequence GTGATCAGTGAAAACAGCGAAGTCATTTTAACCGTCCGGAATTTAACGGCAGAGGTGGACGGGACTCCCATCCTGAAGGGTGTGAATCTGGAAATTCGGGCGGGCGAAATCCACGCGATTATGGGTCCGAACGGTTCCGGGAAGAGTACGCTTTCTAAGATTCTGGCTGGACACCCTGCCTATGATGTGACGGGCGGCGAGGTGTTCTACAAGGGCGAGAATCTGCTGGAAATGGAAGCGGAAGATCGGGCGCGATCGGGTGTCTTCCTGGCGTTCCAGTATCCGCTGGAAATTCCGGGCGTGAGCAATCTGGACTTCCTGCGGGTGGCGTACAACTCCAAGCGCAAGCATGAAGGCGGCGAAGAACTGGATGCCTTTGACTTCGATGAACTGGTGCGCGAGAAGCTGGGCGTGGTGAAAATGGATGCCGCGTTTCTGAATCGCAGTGTGAACGAAGGCTTTTCTGGCGGTGAGAAGAAGCGGAACGAGATTCTGCAAATGGCTCTGCTGGAACCGACGCTGGCAGTCTTGGACGAAACGGATTCTGGTCTGGATGTGGATGCCCTGCGAATCGTGGCGGATGGCGTGAATCAGCTTGCTAAGCCCGATAACGCGATGCTGGTGATTACCCACTATCAGCGATTGCTCAACTACATCGTGCCGGACTACGTTCACATCATGGCGAGCGGTCGGATTCTGCGGACGGGCGACAAGGCTCTGGCGCTGGAAGTCGAAAATCGCGGCTATGACTGGGTGCTGGAAGAAGCGGCAACGGGAGTTTAA
- the sufD gene encoding Fe-S cluster assembly protein SufD, whose protein sequence is MSIQVSSVPEQTGLSNAAQQRLDFANHLIDLAKQSPSAEWLKPLRDRSLALIQEQSFPTTKDEEWRFTDLSDLVKVRFEQIDRHSAVNVDAVTQFALTEESTRLVFVNGMYAPELSTIAPETGLTVSNLSGISEAQRGSLENYLGQQPGSEELFTALNTAGISDAAVIKVAKNQAIKSPVHLLFVSTTRSKPTFIQPRTLVIAEPNSSLTIVEEYESIGEEQSFTNAVTEIFLAENAQISHTRIQRESVAAFHIGKTAVSQARTARYTCNAIDLGGKLARHHLEIYQTGEQTETYLNGLTFIRGEQLSDTHSTIALTQPYGTTRQLHKCIIDDRAHAVFNGKVYVPQAAQQTDAGQLNRNLLLSSKARIDTKPQLEIVADNVKCTHGATVSQLDEDEIFYLQSRGIDAASAERLLVYAFAYEVLDRIPVESLKQSLVDFARNYHSRPCGIR, encoded by the coding sequence ATGAGTATTCAAGTATCTTCCGTTCCCGAACAGACTGGACTGAGCAATGCAGCACAGCAGCGGCTCGATTTTGCCAATCATCTGATTGACCTGGCGAAGCAATCCCCGTCAGCAGAGTGGCTAAAACCCTTGCGCGATCGCTCCCTTGCCCTTATTCAAGAGCAATCCTTTCCCACCACAAAAGACGAAGAGTGGCGGTTCACGGATTTGTCCGATCTGGTAAAGGTGCGGTTTGAGCAGATCGATCGCCATTCCGCCGTCAATGTGGATGCCGTCACCCAGTTTGCGCTGACAGAGGAAAGCACGCGGCTCGTGTTTGTGAACGGGATGTATGCCCCGGAACTTTCGACGATCGCCCCTGAAACCGGATTAACGGTCAGTAACCTGTCTGGCATTTCTGAAGCTCAGCGGGGTTCGCTGGAAAACTATCTGGGACAGCAGCCCGGTTCTGAGGAGCTTTTTACAGCTCTGAATACGGCAGGAATTAGCGATGCCGCTGTGATTAAGGTGGCGAAGAATCAGGCGATCAAATCTCCGGTTCATCTGCTGTTTGTGTCCACAACGCGCAGCAAGCCGACCTTTATCCAGCCCCGGACGCTGGTGATTGCAGAGCCGAATAGCAGTCTGACGATCGTGGAAGAGTATGAGTCGATCGGGGAGGAGCAATCCTTCACCAATGCCGTTACGGAAATCTTCCTGGCAGAGAACGCCCAGATCAGTCACACTAGAATTCAGAGGGAGAGTGTTGCCGCATTCCACATTGGCAAGACTGCCGTTTCCCAGGCGCGTACCGCTCGCTACACCTGCAATGCGATTGACTTAGGCGGCAAGCTGGCGCGGCATCATCTAGAGATTTACCAAACGGGCGAGCAGACCGAAACTTACCTGAATGGACTGACCTTCATTCGCGGCGAACAGCTCAGCGACACCCACAGCACGATCGCCCTCACCCAGCCCTACGGTACGACGCGACAGTTGCATAAATGTATCATCGATGACCGGGCACACGCTGTCTTTAACGGTAAGGTGTATGTACCGCAGGCAGCACAGCAGACCGACGCTGGACAGTTGAATCGCAATTTGCTGCTTTCCTCTAAGGCGCGAATCGATACCAAGCCGCAGTTAGAGATCGTGGCGGACAACGTGAAATGTACCCACGGTGCGACGGTGAGCCAGCTTGACGAGGATGAGATCTTTTATCTCCAGAGTCGTGGTATTGATGCGGCGAGTGCAGAACGTTTGTTAGTCTATGCCTTTGCCTACGAGGTTCTCGATCGCATCCCCGTTGAGTCACTTAAACAATCCCTTGTGGATTTCGCGAGAAACTATCACAGCCGTCCCTGCGGCATTCGCTAA
- a CDS encoding SufS family cysteine desulfurase yields MTLAQEITLAAKVRSDFPILAQKVHDKPLVYLDNAATSQKPIAVLDALRSYYENDNANVHRGVHTLSARATDAYEGARDKVAAFVNAASRQEIVYTRNASEAINLVAYAWGNANLQRGDEIILTVMEHHSNLIPWQLLAQRTGAVLKFVELTETQEFDLDHYKSLLSDKTKLVSFVHISNTLGSIAPVKEIVALAHQYGAKVLVDACQSAPHMKLDVQDMGCDWLVASGHKMCAPTGIGFLYGKLDILRSMPPFLGGGEMIADVFLDHSTYADLPHKFEAGTPAIAEAIGLGAAVDYLTAIGMDKIAAYEHELTAYLWQEIGQIPEVTTYGAKPNAKADNRAALVSFTTGSVHPHDLSTILDQAGIAIRAGHHCTQPLHRHIGAQSTARASLYFYNTKSEVDAFIKSLKEAIDFFGSIFG; encoded by the coding sequence ATGACCCTTGCACAAGAGATCACCCTAGCTGCAAAAGTGCGATCGGACTTCCCCATCCTGGCGCAGAAAGTCCACGACAAGCCTCTGGTTTATCTCGACAATGCGGCAACCTCTCAGAAGCCGATCGCCGTTCTGGATGCGCTGCGATCGTACTACGAGAACGACAATGCCAACGTGCATCGCGGGGTGCATACCCTGAGCGCAAGGGCGACGGATGCCTATGAGGGCGCAAGGGATAAGGTGGCGGCGTTTGTGAATGCGGCTTCACGGCAGGAGATCGTCTATACGCGCAATGCTAGCGAAGCGATTAACTTGGTGGCGTATGCCTGGGGCAATGCGAATCTCCAGCGGGGCGATGAGATTATCCTCACCGTGATGGAGCATCACAGCAACCTGATTCCCTGGCAGTTGTTGGCGCAGCGGACGGGGGCAGTGCTGAAGTTCGTGGAATTGACCGAGACGCAGGAATTTGACCTGGATCATTACAAGTCGCTGCTGTCGGACAAGACGAAGCTGGTGTCATTCGTTCACATCTCGAATACGCTGGGCAGCATTGCTCCGGTGAAGGAGATCGTGGCACTTGCCCATCAGTACGGCGCGAAGGTTCTGGTGGATGCCTGCCAGAGTGCGCCTCACATGAAGCTAGATGTGCAGGACATGGGCTGCGATTGGCTCGTGGCTTCCGGGCATAAGATGTGCGCTCCCACGGGCATTGGCTTCCTCTACGGCAAGCTGGACATCCTGCGATCGATGCCTCCTTTCCTGGGCGGCGGTGAGATGATTGCGGACGTATTTCTCGATCATTCCACCTACGCAGATCTGCCTCACAAGTTCGAGGCGGGAACCCCTGCCATTGCAGAGGCGATCGGTTTAGGGGCTGCGGTCGATTACCTGACGGCGATCGGCATGGATAAGATTGCAGCCTACGAGCATGAGCTAACGGCGTATCTGTGGCAGGAGATCGGTCAGATCCCCGAAGTGACGACCTATGGCGCGAAGCCGAACGCAAAGGCAGACAATCGGGCGGCGCTGGTTTCCTTCACGACGGGATCGGTTCACCCCCACGACCTGTCTACCATCCTCGACCAGGCAGGTATTGCGATCCGGGCAGGACACCACTGCACCCAGCCGCTCCACCGTCATATCGGCGCACAGTCTACCGCACGGGCAAGCCTTTATTTCTACAACACGAAGTCCGAGGTTGATGCGTTCATCAAGTCGCTGAAAGAGGCGATCGATTTCTTTGGCAGTATTTTTGGTTAG
- a CDS encoding YkvA family protein, giving the protein MAEEKSQSSEQYSEQNFWNKLKGVAVFAGREVVEKALTLFYAAQRPETPLWAKMTIYSALAYFILPADAIPDFLPISGFTDDLGALAAAFGAVAIAITPEVKDQAKQQVRQWFKDDETAEPQSTPGANDTIREIAID; this is encoded by the coding sequence ATGGCAGAAGAGAAGAGTCAGTCTTCAGAGCAGTATTCCGAGCAGAATTTTTGGAACAAACTCAAAGGTGTTGCCGTCTTTGCAGGGCGAGAAGTGGTTGAAAAAGCGTTAACGCTATTCTATGCAGCCCAACGACCGGAAACGCCGCTGTGGGCAAAAATGACGATCTATTCTGCTTTGGCATATTTTATTTTGCCTGCCGATGCCATTCCCGATTTTCTGCCAATTTCTGGTTTTACAGATGATTTAGGCGCACTAGCAGCCGCATTTGGTGCAGTCGCGATCGCGATTACGCCCGAAGTAAAAGACCAGGCAAAACAGCAGGTTAGACAGTGGTTTAAAGACGACGAAACCGCCGAGCCACAGTCTACCCCCGGTGCGAACGATACGATTCGCGAAATTGCGATCGACTGA
- a CDS encoding ABC transporter substrate-binding protein codes for MNSNNPRSIVSRSTRRKFLQFSAAAISTIALSNCARNLEGGGTANSTSQASGTSGGGSRDSKTLYVYTWGDYSNPEFFKRFTEKTGIEVVVDVYDSNEAMLAKLQAGGGAQYSVIYPSDYMVRQMIDMNLLTKLDQSKIQGLSGLMDRWQSPPYDPSNAHSIPYAWGTTGIIYNSNLVKTPPQDWNFFWDNKEALAGKFTLVDDVRETMGATLKSLGYSYNATDPAQIEAAYQKLLELKPSIAAFRTFGWEDQLISGDLAACMTYSTLGNLLPKDNPQLTYVIPQSGSSVWTDTVAIPASAPNLEAAYAWINYVLDPENAIYGVEKMNVITPNKLAYDKLPTEIKSDEKRYPTTQLLSVSEGITPVGKALDLYDKYWNDLKGA; via the coding sequence ATGAACAGTAATAATCCGCGATCGATTGTGAGTAGATCGACCCGTCGAAAGTTTCTGCAATTTTCGGCTGCTGCAATTTCAACGATCGCCCTTTCTAACTGCGCTCGCAACCTGGAGGGAGGGGGTACAGCAAATTCTACTTCGCAGGCTTCGGGGACATCGGGCGGCGGATCGAGAGACTCTAAAACGCTCTACGTTTACACCTGGGGCGACTATAGCAACCCGGAATTCTTCAAGCGGTTCACAGAAAAAACGGGCATTGAGGTCGTCGTGGATGTTTATGACTCCAACGAAGCCATGCTTGCCAAACTTCAGGCAGGGGGCGGTGCCCAGTACAGCGTCATCTATCCCTCCGACTACATGGTGCGGCAGATGATTGACATGAACCTGCTGACCAAACTCGACCAAAGCAAAATCCAGGGGCTTAGTGGATTAATGGATCGCTGGCAGAGTCCACCCTATGACCCCAGCAACGCCCACAGTATTCCCTATGCTTGGGGAACGACAGGCATCATCTACAACAGTAATTTGGTCAAAACCCCGCCCCAGGACTGGAATTTCTTCTGGGATAACAAAGAGGCGCTGGCAGGCAAATTTACCCTAGTAGACGATGTGAGGGAAACGATGGGGGCAACGCTCAAATCCCTCGGCTATTCCTACAACGCCACTGATCCCGCACAAATCGAAGCCGCCTACCAAAAACTGCTGGAGCTGAAACCGTCGATCGCCGCCTTTCGTACCTTTGGCTGGGAAGATCAGCTGATCAGCGGGGACTTAGCTGCCTGTATGACCTACTCAACCCTGGGCAACCTGCTGCCAAAAGACAATCCCCAGTTGACTTATGTGATTCCTCAAAGCGGCAGTTCCGTGTGGACGGATACCGTTGCCATTCCTGCCTCTGCACCGAATTTAGAGGCAGCTTACGCCTGGATTAATTACGTGCTTGATCCAGAAAACGCGATCTACGGGGTTGAAAAGATGAACGTGATTACCCCCAACAAGCTTGCTTACGATAAGTTGCCAACTGAGATTAAGAGCGACGAGAAGCGATATCCTACAACGCAACTGCTGTCTGTATCAGAGGGAATTACTCCCGTGGGCAAAGCACTCGACCTTTACGACAAATACTGGAACGACTTGAAAGGCGCGTAG
- a CDS encoding PTPA-CTERM sorting domain-containing protein — MLNLKSLLVAGAGSAALTLAIGAGSAEALTFGGQLFSTGGNVQVKILGNPDVAFTSTIGLYANTASLLTPIGTNEEVDKLVNLGSFAAGQELLFGIFVQNTEQTYFMGSAFRNPDNVIHNTLEQLAPGVFKVAFEDTANGGDESYSDVVFEVSGAVDDITPVPTPALLPGLVGMGIAAWRKRHQETAEPTEVK; from the coding sequence ATGTTGAATCTGAAGTCCTTGCTGGTTGCCGGTGCTGGAAGTGCTGCCCTGACGCTAGCGATCGGAGCGGGGTCTGCCGAGGCACTCACCTTTGGAGGACAGCTTTTCTCGACAGGTGGCAATGTGCAGGTCAAAATTCTGGGAAATCCGGATGTAGCCTTTACCTCCACGATCGGTCTTTATGCGAACACTGCTTCGTTGCTTACCCCGATTGGCACAAATGAAGAGGTGGATAAGCTGGTGAATCTGGGCAGTTTTGCCGCAGGGCAGGAATTGCTATTCGGAATTTTCGTGCAGAATACCGAGCAAACTTACTTCATGGGTTCCGCATTCCGCAACCCGGACAATGTAATACACAACACGTTAGAACAGCTCGCACCGGGTGTCTTCAAAGTTGCCTTTGAGGATACGGCTAACGGCGGGGATGAGAGCTATAGCGATGTTGTGTTTGAGGTGAGCGGGGCAGTTGATGATATCACGCCTGTACCCACGCCTGCCCTGTTGCCGGGTTTAGTCGGTATGGGAATCGCAGCTTGGAGAAAGCGACACCAGGAAACTGCCGAACCGACGGAAGTGAAATAA
- a CDS encoding SMP-30/gluconolactonase/LRE family protein, with protein MNQPSSQNVLNARARLGECPVWDADRQKLFWVDVYNYRVHEFDPATGKDRFFELDAPTSAIVLAKNGRILVALGNRIALLDLETGDVTTLHQVNFPYSNTRFNDGKCDAQGRFWIGSVSEEPQQAELYRYDPDGSLHVMETGLTISNGLGWSLDGSTFYLTDSAPHLIYAYDFDAEAGTIRDRRVLVDLSQEGVEPDGLAIDSVGNLWSALWNGWCVACFSPTGEELQRIKLPVQCPTSVAFGGAELTELYITSASVGLSQKEIQQGFYAGDVFRCAMNVSGRLIYSF; from the coding sequence ATGAATCAGCCGTCGAGCCAAAATGTGCTGAATGCCCGTGCCCGACTGGGAGAATGTCCGGTGTGGGATGCCGATCGCCAAAAACTGTTCTGGGTGGATGTGTACAACTACCGCGTTCATGAATTTGATCCGGCAACCGGGAAGGATCGCTTCTTTGAATTGGATGCGCCGACGAGTGCGATCGTTTTGGCAAAGAACGGCAGAATTCTGGTGGCATTGGGCAATCGGATTGCGCTGCTCGACCTGGAAACCGGAGACGTAACGACCCTGCATCAGGTGAATTTTCCCTATTCCAACACACGATTTAACGACGGCAAGTGCGATGCTCAGGGACGGTTCTGGATTGGCTCCGTCAGCGAGGAACCCCAACAGGCAGAACTCTACCGCTACGATCCCGATGGTTCTCTGCACGTCATGGAAACTGGACTGACGATTTCAAACGGTTTGGGCTGGAGTCTCGATGGCTCTACGTTTTATCTGACGGACTCGGCTCCCCATCTGATCTACGCCTATGATTTTGATGCAGAGGCGGGCACAATTCGCGATCGGCGGGTGCTGGTGGATCTAAGCCAGGAAGGGGTTGAGCCGGATGGACTGGCGATCGATAGTGTGGGAAACCTGTGGTCTGCTCTGTGGAATGGCTGGTGTGTTGCCTGCTTTAGCCCCACCGGGGAGGAACTTCAGCGCATCAAGCTGCCCGTACAGTGTCCCACGAGCGTTGCATTTGGAGGTGCGGAATTAACGGAGCTGTACATTACTTCGGCATCGGTTGGCTTGAGCCAGAAGGAGATTCAGCAGGGATTTTATGCAGGCGATGTGTTTCGCTGTGCCATGAATGTTTCTGGACGGTTAATTTATTCGTTTTAA
- a CDS encoding META domain-containing protein, with amino-acid sequence MIFQTRYSIGFTSLIAAAGAVVAGLSWMAPAIAQPQEQNSLLAETPVQMAQTSSLTGSWKLANMTAGNSPMPMLPASDTVPTAEFRDGRIAGSGGCNRFMGGYETEGNQLKIGPLASTFMACQPAVMSQESTYLKALQGAQRYEITDDGLTIFYETEEGEGVLRFVAQTTDETGSSSTSETVNETTSETVNETTRESESQPTRETTSPPADQPVRGLW; translated from the coding sequence ATGATTTTTCAAACTCGTTATTCGATCGGCTTTACATCGCTGATTGCCGCAGCGGGGGCTGTTGTAGCAGGACTATCCTGGATGGCTCCGGCGATCGCCCAACCGCAGGAACAGAACTCCCTTCTAGCAGAAACCCCTGTTCAAATGGCGCAAACCTCTTCGCTCACCGGAAGCTGGAAATTGGCAAATATGACCGCAGGCAATTCCCCGATGCCCATGCTGCCTGCCTCGGATACTGTCCCCACCGCAGAATTTCGGGACGGCAGAATTGCAGGATCGGGCGGCTGCAATCGCTTTATGGGCGGCTACGAAACCGAGGGCAATCAGCTTAAGATTGGTCCTCTGGCTTCTACTTTTATGGCTTGTCAGCCTGCCGTCATGAGTCAGGAATCTACCTACTTGAAAGCACTGCAAGGGGCACAGCGGTACGAAATTACGGACGATGGACTAACCATTTTCTATGAAACGGAGGAAGGGGAAGGCGTTCTGCGCTTCGTGGCTCAGACAACTGATGAAACAGGAAGTTCGTCTACCAGTGAAACGGTAAATGAAACGACCAGTGAAACGGTAAATGAAACCACCCGTGAATCCGAGAGCCAGCCGACCCGTGAAACGACCAGCCCACCTGCCGATCAGCCCGTAAGAGGACTGTGGTAG